The region TTTGAACCCATCAAGACAAGCGTCGGTACACTCGGTGTGCTGATTTGCTGGGACCAGTGGTTCCCTGAAGCCGCCCGCATTATGAGCCTGAAGGGCGCAGACATTCTGATCTACCCCACTGCTATCGGTTGGATGAAATCGGAACCTGCCGAAATCTACCCGCGCCAGCAGGATAGCTGGGTTACGGTGATGCGCGGACACGCCATTGCGAACCGCACCTTTGTGCTTTCGGCAAACCGCATCGGCACCGAAGGCGAACTCACCTTCTGGGGAACCTCTTTCGTGGCTGCCCCTGACGGCTACTTGATTCACAAAAACGACACCGATTTCCTGGGCGCAAGCATCGTGGAAATCGACCTCGCTGAAACCGAGGAAAATCGCCGCTGGTGGCCGCACTTCCGCGACCGCCGCGTTGACCTCTATGGCGATATCCTCAAAATTTGGTGCGACAAATAGAGCTAGAACTTAGGGCTAAAAATGACGAAAGCAATTGTACGTTATCCTGCTGAATGGGAAGACCAAGCTGCCACATGGCTCGCTTTTCCGCACAATAAAAAGAACTGGTACGGTGAACGCGGTGAAATGATCCGCAAGTTCTATATCGAACTGATTCGCACCATCAGCGAATTTCAGCCCGTGAATGTGCTGGTTCCTAAAAAGGATTTTCTGTCGACGGAAGAAAAAATTGCCGTTGCCGACCGCCCTTTCCCGGCCAGTTTCTTTACCATTAAGACAGACGACATCTGGATTCGCGATTACGGTCCGTTTTTCTTGAAAAAAGGAAAAGAAACGATTGTTTCGGAAACGGTCTTTAATGCCTGGGGCGCAAAATTTCCGCCTTGGAAAAACGACAACCAGATTCCCGAACGCATTGCCGATATTTTCGAATACAAGAAGGGCACGAGTGTTCCCTACATATTCGAAGGCGGCGCCATCGAAGTCAACGGCGACGGCCTCGGCATTACCACGCTGGATTGCCTGACCGGCAAGAACCGCAATGATTTGAAGGACGTCAAGAAGGTGGTCAAGGCCCTTTGCAAGGCCTTTGGCTTGCGCGACATGCTGGTGCTCCCCCACGGACTCCACGGCGACCATACGGATGGCCATATCGATAACGTGGCCCGCTTTGTGGCGAAGGACCGCATCGTGATGTGCGAAGCAACCGACAAGCGTTCCCCGAACAATGTGATTCTGACCGAAGCGAAGTACCTGATTGAAACTTGGCTCAAGAGCCATTATGGCAAGAAGGCCAAGGTTGATACGTTGCCGCTTCCGCCGCAGCGCAAGCTTGACGATGGTCAGATTTTGCCGGCCAGCTACATGAACTTTATTTATGCAAATGGCGCGCTCATTTTCCCGAAGTACAAGTCTCCGAACGACGCGAAGGCCAAGGCTTACTTTGAAAGCGTGTACCCGGACCGCAAGGTTATCGGGCTGGATTGTCGCACTGTGATTGAAGAGGGCGGCAGCCTGCATTGCATGAGCAAGCATGAATGTTTATAGACTGCTCGGCTCTATTGAAATAATTAAAATGTGACATCGCCTCGCTCTCGCAACCACGCCTCGTTAATACGAGGCGTTTGTTGCTCACGGGGACCGCTACATCTAATTTTCTTCAAGCAGTTTCTGCACGGACTGCGCGAAGGCTTGGAGGCTCGGGTCGCGGGCACCCATCAAGAGGATGGTGTCGCCGGGCTGGGCGACTTCGACCATTTTCTCGGCGCACTTGTCGCGATCTTCGATGTAGATGGCTTCGCAGCCCTTCAGCAACAAATCGTCGGCAAGGTCACCGGCGCTGATGTCGCGGGTGACGGTGCCGCCAGCGTAGTAAATCTGGCTGAAGAAGATGACGTCGTTGTCGCGGTCATCGTCAAAGTCCTTCGGGCGAAGCGTTTTCGAGATGAATTCGACAAGGTCGTTACGCAGGAATCGCGTGGGGCCAAAGCCGTGAGGCTGGAACCAGGCGATGACGCGGCCTTCGGTAAAGTCCTGGGCGCTCTTGATGCTGGCGGCGATCTTCGCCGGATTGTGAGCGAAGTCGTCTACGAGAGTCACGCCGTTGAAGGTTCCGAGAATCTGGTGACGGCGGAATACGCCTGGGAATGTGGCAAGGGCGTCGGCGCAGGTATGCAGTGTTACGCCTGCGCGGAGAGCGGCAGCCGTTGCGGCCAAGGCGTTTTCCATATTGTGCTTGCCCGGGAGCGGCACGACAAACTTCACGAGTTCGGCCCCGTGGCGCACACGGAACTGAATCGAGGTTCCGACGGACTTGAAGTCCGTGCCCTGCACGCCTACGTAATTTTCAAAGCCGAAGTCAAATTCACGGCCGGCGCTGAATTTCTTAGCGAGCGGATGCGCGTCGTTTACGATCAGAATCTTGCCGTTGTCCAAAATGTTGTGGCTGAACTTGAGGAAGATTTCCTGGAGTTCGCTCATTTCCTTGTGGTCCTTATCCACATTCAAAATCAAGCCGATTTCGGGTTCGTAGCGCACCAGCGTTCCGTCGCTTTCGTCTGCTTCGACCACGAGCCATTCTCCCTTGCCCGAAACGGCGTTTCCGATTTTGCCTTCTTTCTGCAGGTTCACGAGGCCGGCACCCGTCATTACGGAGGGCTGGAGGCCTGCATACTGCAAAATGTGATAAATCATGGCGGTCACGGTGGACTTTCCGCTGGTGCCTGAAACGGCAATAGTCTTAGCTTCTTTAGAAATCTTTGCCAGCATTTCGCTGCGGTGCATCACCGGGATTCCCAGTTCCTTGGCACGCTTGAGGTCCGGGTTTGTGTCTTCGATAGCGGTACTCACCACTACCGCATTCAGGCCTTCTACAACACCGGAGCCGTCCTGCGGAAAGCACTTGACGCCGCATTCTTCAAGTTGATTCATTACGAGGGGCTTTTCTGCCGCTCCAAACTGGCGGTCTGAACCGCTAATTGCTACCCCCTTGCCAACAAGATACTGGGCAATGGCACTCATGCCTACGCCCGCAACACCGATAAAAAAGTAAGATTCCATGCTAGGAAATGTAGCAAATCAAGGCTCTACATCCTTAAAACAGCGAACCGATAATCCGTTAAACGACCTTTCTTCTTCAGCTTTCGCTTCGTTTTTATAATATTGCCATGAATAAGGAGTACCGTCTAAATTCGAAGAAAGCCAAAATGCCGCATTACCGTTATTGTAATAACTATGAGCTTCGTTGTAATATTGATATAAATATATGCCTGCCGGCACAACAGAAAAACCATAAGCATCACTTACATCACACCTTTTGTTATAATCGCTCGCAAAAGCAAGTGTTTGTAGCGATCCCATAGACTTGTAAAGCGTCGTCCACTCTGTTTTATTGGGGATATGCCAACCTTCCGGACAGATACCTCGAACTTTTTGCTTGGGATAAACCCCTTTTTGCCCACAATCCTTGCAATCATCACTAAAGAGACCGGCTGAATCGACTGCTGCAGTCCAAGTATAAAAAGGACCATTTTTTTCGCATTCGTCTAAGGAATCCACTCCACAAAACATTGTCTCTTCATTTTCTAATCTATATTCAAATTTCAAATTCTCTGCCATCACAGTCTGATTTGCAATTACAACAGTCTTATAAGTCTTTCCATCACGGCTGTCGGTCAATGTTCCATATTCACATTTATCTTCCAATTCATTTTTACATTGTTTTGCATACACAATGGAGCTATCCTGATAACAACGAACAGAATAAGCAGGATGTTCATTCGAAGAAATATAGTCATAGCTACCACCATAACCAAATTCTAGCCTGTAACGAGAAGCAGACCACAGAGTAGCTATTTGACCCAAACCAAAATACTCATCATCATAAAATCCTCCAGATGGGACCGCAGAAAAACCATAGGAATCCAAAGCTTCTGACCAAAGTTCAAAACCCTTCGCAAGAATACCCATGATATTAAAATGCATAAATTGTTCTATATCTTCACCTATTGGCAAAAACCAGCCTTCCGGGCAGACGCCTCGATACGGGTGTACAATACAAATACCGTTCTTGCAGTTCTTGTTAAATAATCCGGCACTATCTATTGCAGCTTCCCAAGTGTAGAGACGACCATACTTGGCGCAATTTTCTGGATCATTGTCATAGCAAAAGCTTTTTCCATTTCCTTCATTATAATCGTAATTCAGATTTTGAGCCATCCACCATTGGTCACCAATCTTAATAGTCCGATAAACTTGGTTATCTCTTTCATCCAAAAGTTCCCCATATGTTAATTCCGGATTTAAGTAATCCGTAGTCACGCAATTATAAACGGAACAATCATATTTTCCTGGAGGGAGTACTGTGGGAATCCAAGAACTCGAAGATTTTCCACCTTTACTGTTTTCACTCGAAGAAGATTCATCTGTTGAAGCGAAAGACGATGTTCCGTTTCCTTGAAAACTGGAATATGCATTGTCCTTACGAGATGACGAAGAGAACGATGCCATCTGTTCGCTGCTACTAGAAATTTCGCTTTCCGCTCCAGAATTGATTGCTGGATCAGAAGGAGTCGATGAATCACCACCGCAAGCAGCAAGAATCAATAAAACACCAAATAAGGAATACGCTATGACGTTCTTCATAAAACAGCCTAACCTTCATTTTTTCGCGAAATATAACAAACTAATGCTTTCCCCAAACGGAACCATATATATAGACGCTTTTTTAGGGGCTACGGTAGCCGGGTTTTAACTTAAAATTATATATTCATACCATGAACTTCTCGGATTCAAGATTCACGACGATAGCGCACCGCAACTTATGGGGCGAATGGACGTTCGTGTTCGAAAAATCCAAGCTGTGTAGCCTGCGCTATACGGGAGAAGGCGTTCCGAGTTCGGTTCAGGCCTGCGCCTACGCCGAGCCGGATGTGGTTCAGACTTTATCTTCGACGGTGGCCCGCGCCTACCGCAAGGCCGTACAGCAGTTGAACCTGTACCTGGCCGGAAAGCTCCAGGAATTTTCAATTCCACTTAAAATCTACGGCACCGATTTTCAGCAAAAAGTCTGGGATGCCATCACCCAGATTCCTTACGGAGAAACACGCACCTACCAGCAGGTGGCCGAAGCGGTTGGAGAGCCCCGCGCCACACGTGCCGTGGGCGCCGCCCTCCGCGCGAACCCATTACAGATTATACTCCCCTGCCATCGCGTGGTGGGCAAGGGCGGAAGCCTGGTCGGCTACGCCCTGGGGCTCGACCTCAAGCGGCGTCTCCTCGTTATCGAAGGCGCAATCCCGCAGGAACTGCTGCTAGAATAAGCATTCTCGCGTCTTTTCACAAATCGTAAAAAAAGCACCCCGGAGAACCGAGGTGCTTTCAACTAAAGGCTTATTTGCCCGTCGTCGAGGCTTTGGGTTTACAGGAATGCGGGCGGAGTCTAATGAATTTTTTACCGCTGTGGACCGGGAGCGCTTTTGCTCCCTCGCCAGCATGCGACACGCGGACCTCCCCTGCTAGTTCCGTCTGCCCAGTAAATAGGTTATGATTGATAGCCATACTTTGAATTTACTAAAAAAATTTTATCTGTCAACTATTCCAAATTAAACTACTTGGCGAGAACAAGTTCATTTGGCTACACTCGTTTTTTTTATATTGTTAGGGCAAAATTTTGGTTGCGCCCCTGGCGGACCGCAAAAAAGGAACATATATGAGAAACTCGCTCAAGATCGAAGGTCAGGTCAAGACTTACCTTAAAGAAGATGAACTCCCGAAGGCATGGTACAACGTCCGTGCCGACATGAAGAAGAAGCCCGCTCCTCTCCTGAACCCGGGTACCGGCAAGCCGGTGACGTTCGAAGACCTTCAGCCGGTTTTCTGCGACGAACTCATCAAGCAGGAACTCGATAACGATACTCCGTACATCGAAATTCCGGAAGACATCCGCACGTTCTACAAGATGTACCGTCCGTCTCCGCTCGTTCGCGCCTACTTCCTCGAACAGGCTCTCGGCACTCCGGCCCACATCTACTACAAGTTCGAAGGCAACAACACTTCGGGTTCTCACAAGCTCAACTCCGCTATTGCTCAGGCCTACTACGCCAAGAAGCAGGGCCTCAAGGGCGTGACGACCGAAACGGGTGCAGGCCAGTGGGGCACCGCCCTTTCCATGTCCAGCGCCTTCTTCGGACTGGACTGCCAGGTTTACATGGTGAAGGTTTCTTACGAACAGAAGCCGTTCCGCCGCGAAGTCATGCGCACCTACGGTGCCTCTGTGACTCCGTCTCCTTCCATGAACACCGAAATCGGTAAGAAGATCAATGCCGAATTCCCGGGCACCACCGGAAGCCTCGGTTGCGCTATTTCTGAAGCTGTGGAAGCCGCTGTGAAGCAGCCGGGTTACCGCTACGTTCTCGGTTCCGTGCTGAACCAGGTGCTCCTCCACCAGTCTGTCATCGGTCTCGAAACCAAGGCCGCTCTTGACAAGCTCGGCGTGAAGGCCGACCTCATCATCGGTTGCGCTGGCGGTGGTTCTAACCTCGGTGGTCTCGTGAGCCCGTTCATCGGTGAAAAGCTACGTGGCGAAGCCGATTACGATATTCTCGCTGTGGAACCGGCTAGCTGCCCGAGCTTCACTCGCGGCAAGTACGCCTATGACTTCTGCGATACCGGTAAGGTTTGCCCGTTGGCCAAGATGTACACTCTCGGCTCCAGCTTCATCCCGTCTGCCAACCACGCTGGTGGCCTGCGCTACCACGGCATGAGCAGCATCCTCTCTGAACTCTACGATCAGGGCCTGATGCGTGCAACGTCTGTGGAACAGACCAAGGTGTTCGAAGCCGCCAAGCTCTTCGCCCAGACCGAAGGTATCCTCCCGGCTCCGGAATCCAGCCACGCTATCCGCGCCACCATCGACGAAGCCCTCAAGTGCAAGGAATCTGGCCAGGCCAAGAACATCGTGTTCGGCCTCACCGGTACGGGTTACTTCGACATGGTTGCTTACCAGAAGTTCAACGACGGCGAAATGAGCGACTACATCCCGACGGATGAAGACATCGCCAAGAGCCTCGCCCAGCTTCCGAAGGTAAACGGCTAATTATGGTGTCATCCCCGTGAAGGCGGGGATCTTTCAGAAATTTAAAAGGCCCCGGATTCAATCCGGGGCTTTTTGCATTGTAAGTTAACGATGTTTCTTAGTTCTTGCTGCCAGTGACGCGGTAGCGCATCTCTCGCCCGTTCTTCTTGATACGAACGAATAGAGCCTGTTCCTTTTTGTCGTAATAGAGTTTCGGCTGTTCCGATTCTACGGCCTGCAGGCGCGGCAAGCTACGGATTGCAATCGTACTGTCTTGCGCCGTCGAATCCGTCTTGACCGAATCAACTTTTGAAGAATCTTGTTGTGTGGTGTCCGTCTTCACGGTATCTTTTGCGGACGTATCGGGAGCGACTTCTTGAGCCTTCAGAAGTTCAAGCATTTTTTCGGCGTAGCGTTCCCCCAAAGTCTGGTAACCATCACGCGTAAAGTGCAACGTGTAGTTCGGTTCCTTGATGGCCGGGCAACCTTCGGCGGAAATCACATAGCCGTTCGGAATCAAGTCCGCCGCTTCTTTCACGGCATCGTTACGCCAGCCCAAATCACCCGTAGGCGCAAGCTCCCCAAGCAAAATCGGAGTTTTTTCCGGGTCGAGTTCCAGTTCTTCAATGAACTGGTCATAAACCTTCTTGACGCGTTCCGGCCAGTCCTTCATCTGGTAATCCGCTTCACCCTGATGGAAAAGGAATCCCTTGATGACGCCCTTTTGCTTTGCAATTTTACCCATTTCGACAATGCGCTTGTGCACATCGCCACCGTATTCATTCAGATACTGAATCCACCAAGTATCGTTCTTGTTCTTGGCGTTCTGCACGTAAGCCGCATTGCGATCCTTGTCAAACAAGTCAATGCTCTGGCCGCCAATCGCCACGTTCGCGACAGCCACAGTAATGCTATCCGGCAATTCCTTGATCATCTTGCGACCAAAGAAATCGACAATGCCGACCTTGGAACCGCTATGCCCCATCGGGGGTGCCGCCGGGTAGAACTGCCCTACAGTTTGCCCGGAATGGTTTCCTGCACGCAGAACTTGAAAACGCGGATTCGTCTGCTTGTCGGTATCGGTGATTGTGGCTTGCCCAGACATATTTGACTGCCCGTAAGCAAGGTAGATATGCAGGTTGGGATCCTGCGCAAAAGCGTTTAAGCCCAAAGCGCCCAACGCCATGGTAAAAAGTAGGGACTTACCAAACATCCGTAGCTCCTTTTTTCACCAAACATTATCAAGATAATAAAAAAAAGGAGAAAAGTCGTTTGTTTTTATGTAAACAGTTTTTAGTCGGGTTCTTTTTGCCCTGAAATATGGTAGGTAAAGTCTTCACCATGTTTTTTGAACCGGATAAGGATTTCATGCTTTTCCGGATCAAAAAATAGACGCGGTTTCTTTATTCCCTTGCGGTACAATTCGTCGATTGAATCGGCTATGACCTCTTGTTTCATCAGGTCCAACATCTTTTCGGCGTAACGCGTTCCAAGAATTTCGTACCCTTCTCGGGTATAATGTAGCTTATACACCGTATGGTCTACGGGGTCCGTTTCTGTAAGCACGGAGCACCCCTCAGCAGAAATCAAATGTCCATTCGGAATACGGTCAGCCGCATCCTTGACGGCCAGATTACGCCAACCGAAATCACCTTCAGGAGCAAGCTCGCCAATCAAAATGGGAGTCCTTTTAGGATCAAGATTCAAATCATAAATGAGGTCGTAATAAACCTTTTTTACCCGTTTAGGCCAATCAGGCACGTTGTAATCCGCTTCGCCCTGGTGAAAAAGGAACCCCTTGATAACGCCTTTCTCTTTTGCGATTTTACCAACTTCGACAAGACGCTTGTATACATCGCCCCCATATTCGTTCAAAAGCGGAATCCACCACCAAGTGGTTCCGTGGCTTCTCATTTTCTCTAGATAGGCCGAGCTGCGGTCTTTGTCGAACAAGTCAATACTTTGCCCGCCAATAGCGACATTTGCAATGGCTATGGTAATAGAATCCGGAAGTTCCTTGATCATCTTGCGACCAAAGAAATCAGAAATTCCAATCATAGATTGGCTATTTCCCATGGGAGGCTTTGCTAGGTAAAATTCGCCAACCTTCTGATCCGAAAAATCAGCGGCGCGAAGTACCAAAAAACGGGGATTTGTTTCAAAATCAGCATCGATGTATGGAGCAACCCCCTGCATATTGGATTGTCCATATGCGAGATAA is a window of uncultured Fibrobacter sp. DNA encoding:
- a CDS encoding carbon-nitrogen hydrolase — encoded protein: MNKIKTATLQGKWTGNSQTNNQWYVDQALALKGKGIDLVVLPEMFHTPYFPFEENADFFDMAIEKDSPIVKQWQGIAKEINAVIVFPFFEKRARGIYHNSAFVFERDGSIAGLYRKSHIPDDPAFYEKYYFIPGDTGFEPIKTSVGTLGVLICWDQWFPEAARIMSLKGADILIYPTAIGWMKSEPAEIYPRQQDSWVTVMRGHAIANRTFVLSANRIGTEGELTFWGTSFVAAPDGYLIHKNDTDFLGASIVEIDLAETEENRRWWPHFRDRRVDLYGDILKIWCDK
- a CDS encoding agmatine deiminase family protein, which codes for MTKAIVRYPAEWEDQAATWLAFPHNKKNWYGERGEMIRKFYIELIRTISEFQPVNVLVPKKDFLSTEEKIAVADRPFPASFFTIKTDDIWIRDYGPFFLKKGKETIVSETVFNAWGAKFPPWKNDNQIPERIADIFEYKKGTSVPYIFEGGAIEVNGDGLGITTLDCLTGKNRNDLKDVKKVVKALCKAFGLRDMLVLPHGLHGDHTDGHIDNVARFVAKDRIVMCEATDKRSPNNVILTEAKYLIETWLKSHYGKKAKVDTLPLPPQRKLDDGQILPASYMNFIYANGALIFPKYKSPNDAKAKAYFESVYPDRKVIGLDCRTVIEEGGSLHCMSKHECL
- the murC gene encoding Mur ligase family protein, producing the protein MESYFFIGVAGVGMSAIAQYLVGKGVAISGSDRQFGAAEKPLVMNQLEECGVKCFPQDGSGVVEGLNAVVVSTAIEDTNPDLKRAKELGIPVMHRSEMLAKISKEAKTIAVSGTSGKSTVTAMIYHILQYAGLQPSVMTGAGLVNLQKEGKIGNAVSGKGEWLVVEADESDGTLVRYEPEIGLILNVDKDHKEMSELQEIFLKFSHNILDNGKILIVNDAHPLAKKFSAGREFDFGFENYVGVQGTDFKSVGTSIQFRVRHGAELVKFVVPLPGKHNMENALAATAAALRAGVTLHTCADALATFPGVFRRHQILGTFNGVTLVDDFAHNPAKIAASIKSAQDFTEGRVIAWFQPHGFGPTRFLRNDLVEFISKTLRPKDFDDDRDNDVIFFSQIYYAGGTVTRDISAGDLADDLLLKGCEAIYIEDRDKCAEKMVEVAQPGDTILLMGARDPSLQAFAQSVQKLLEEN
- a CDS encoding FISUMP domain-containing protein, giving the protein MKNVIAYSLFGVLLILAACGGDSSTPSDPAINSGAESEISSSSEQMASFSSSSRKDNAYSSFQGNGTSSFASTDESSSSENSKGGKSSSSWIPTVLPPGKYDCSVYNCVTTDYLNPELTYGELLDERDNQVYRTIKIGDQWWMAQNLNYDYNEGNGKSFCYDNDPENCAKYGRLYTWEAAIDSAGLFNKNCKNGICIVHPYRGVCPEGWFLPIGEDIEQFMHFNIMGILAKGFELWSEALDSYGFSAVPSGGFYDDEYFGLGQIATLWSASRYRLEFGYGGSYDYISSNEHPAYSVRCYQDSSIVYAKQCKNELEDKCEYGTLTDSRDGKTYKTVVIANQTVMAENLKFEYRLENEETMFCGVDSLDECEKNGPFYTWTAAVDSAGLFSDDCKDCGQKGVYPKQKVRGICPEGWHIPNKTEWTTLYKSMGSLQTLAFASDYNKRCDVSDAYGFSVVPAGIYLYQYYNEAHSYYNNGNAAFWLSSNLDGTPYSWQYYKNEAKAEEERSFNGLSVRCFKDVEP
- a CDS encoding methylated-DNA--[protein]-cysteine S-methyltransferase; protein product: MNFSDSRFTTIAHRNLWGEWTFVFEKSKLCSLRYTGEGVPSSVQACAYAEPDVVQTLSSTVARAYRKAVQQLNLYLAGKLQEFSIPLKIYGTDFQQKVWDAITQIPYGETRTYQQVAEAVGEPRATRAVGAALRANPLQIILPCHRVVGKGGSLVGYALGLDLKRRLLVIEGAIPQELLLE
- a CDS encoding TrpB-like pyridoxal phosphate-dependent enzyme — translated: MRNSLKIEGQVKTYLKEDELPKAWYNVRADMKKKPAPLLNPGTGKPVTFEDLQPVFCDELIKQELDNDTPYIEIPEDIRTFYKMYRPSPLVRAYFLEQALGTPAHIYYKFEGNNTSGSHKLNSAIAQAYYAKKQGLKGVTTETGAGQWGTALSMSSAFFGLDCQVYMVKVSYEQKPFRREVMRTYGASVTPSPSMNTEIGKKINAEFPGTTGSLGCAISEAVEAAVKQPGYRYVLGSVLNQVLLHQSVIGLETKAALDKLGVKADLIIGCAGGGSNLGGLVSPFIGEKLRGEADYDILAVEPASCPSFTRGKYAYDFCDTGKVCPLAKMYTLGSSFIPSANHAGGLRYHGMSSILSELYDQGLMRATSVEQTKVFEAAKLFAQTEGILPAPESSHAIRATIDEALKCKESGQAKNIVFGLTGTGYFDMVAYQKFNDGEMSDYIPTDEDIAKSLAQLPKVNG
- a CDS encoding sialate O-acetylesterase; this translates as MFGKSLLFTMALGALGLNAFAQDPNLHIYLAYGQSNMSGQATITDTDKQTNPRFQVLRAGNHSGQTVGQFYPAAPPMGHSGSKVGIVDFFGRKMIKELPDSITVAVANVAIGGQSIDLFDKDRNAAYVQNAKNKNDTWWIQYLNEYGGDVHKRIVEMGKIAKQKGVIKGFLFHQGEADYQMKDWPERVKKVYDQFIEELELDPEKTPILLGELAPTGDLGWRNDAVKEAADLIPNGYVISAEGCPAIKEPNYTLHFTRDGYQTLGERYAEKMLELLKAQEVAPDTSAKDTVKTDTTQQDSSKVDSVKTDSTAQDSTIAIRSLPRLQAVESEQPKLYYDKKEQALFVRIKKNGREMRYRVTGSKN
- a CDS encoding sialate O-acetylesterase, which encodes MLKIVLIALALLSAASLAQDPNLHIYLAYGQSNMQGVAPYIDADFETNPRFLVLRAADFSDQKVGEFYLAKPPMGNSQSMIGISDFFGRKMIKELPDSITIAIANVAIGGQSIDLFDKDRSSAYLEKMRSHGTTWWWIPLLNEYGGDVYKRLVEVGKIAKEKGVIKGFLFHQGEADYNVPDWPKRVKKVYYDLIYDLNLDPKRTPILIGELAPEGDFGWRNLAVKDAADRIPNGHLISAEGCSVLTETDPVDHTVYKLHYTREGYEILGTRYAEKMLDLMKQEVIADSIDELYRKGIKKPRLFFDPEKHEILIRFKKHGEDFTYHISGQKEPD